The region GCTAAAAGTTTCAATAtagagaacaaaaaaaaaccccgacaattctaaaaatatttttaaacaacttCGAACACATCGATGATTCTATATTGgagtatatttaattaagagaGGAAACGTAAACACTTGCCacttgtgaaaaaaatttaatcaagaaacGTCGTGCCATTGTGATATAAAAGCGTATGAACACAGCGAATTGCATTTTCGTTAATCGCCACTGCTAAAACCAGTTTGATTGCAAAAGGTcgatgcgtgtgtgtgtgtgtgtgcgtgaaAGGCGGAGAATATCAGGGAAACCTTTCTCCTCGCGGGATACGATAATTTAACTTTGCGGAATGCTGACGcgtcgtataaaattattcgcaCAAATACTATATCGCGGTATTATATTGTCTCGCAGCTCGTTATCTGCGACGATCCTCGTACATTGGTATTACCAAGAAACATGTTATATACTTCCGCAGGTACGCATTATATCATCGACATAGTTGCTACTTATCTGATTTTTCACGGatggtaatttattataattggaCTGAAAAAATGATTGGAATAAAAATTAGCTTTGAAAAATCATTAAATCACTTAAGTTTTGTCGCTTCAAACTGATAATATTTCGAAATGAAATACGACATGTGTCCATATACTCAAATTATAAGTGATTGAAGAAGAGGCTCTTCACTGCCGGAAGAgctaaaaatagaaatgtttcaaaagtacaaataacaaaatcatattccacaattaatttaaaatgattttttttttctccataaaattttattttaaagttgtggaaatatttaacgttgaaaattgataaattgataaatgatCTTTTCTCTGAGATCATTGCTGAGGAAAGACCATGATTTCAGATTCCTCGAAGAATcagtcattaaaattaaaatcacgGAATCTACACTATAGAAGATATTCAGTAAAAGAAATCCGATGAAGGACAAATttcgattaataataatattttgatctCTCTCCACGCACTACGACGACATGGAAGCACACGATGAGCAATCGGAATATCCTGCGTTAGATGAAAATAGACAAACGAGTCGACGCCGCTTgaatacaaaattatcttcGATAGTCGCGAGTTTTCATAATCGcgagtttttttatttgctaaagCTTCGGTAATCCCCTCAtgcagcaaaaaaaaaaaggtaaaatgaCTACTAAACTGACGTAGTCCGACGACTGTGTTATACAGGGTCTCCGCATATTCCGGCGATTACGTGCTAAACACATATGAAGTAACGTGGCACACAGGTGATTAATTCCGCCTGTCATATATAATGTAGGCTCCTCCATAAATAATACTGCCGTTTATTCCGCGCCATGCTTTTACGAGGACTGATTTGCAGTGTGTTGCAGACATGGCTAAAGCAAATTCGAGGACAATAAGGAAGCGAtaagactttaatataattgcgcTTTATCTTCCGCCATGAACGATTCATCGTTTCGCAATTCGCCACATTGTTCGGCGTACTTGTTTCGTTGCGATCGCCTTATCGCCAATGGACAAGAAAAACAAACGTCATTGGCCGCAACATTGGTCTCTAGGCGAAGCACGTGAGAGGTGAATCGCGCATCGCCACACAATCGCACATGGATACGCGCGGGAGGCCACACGGCCAGTTATTATGTCGCAGATATGGCTCGAAGGtaattaatactattattatgaTTCAGACAACTACGTCATGTCCGTACTTTGGCTAGGCGATCCTTCAGTCTTCGGTCGGAGCTCCAGTGCACAGCCTCGCGGCCGCTCCGCGTCTTCCGTCATCCGTGTGGTGCCCACACACAGCACATATGCATCTCACCGTCGCGTGTTTCCCCGACGCTTTGAGCACCGTCCTGAGAGATAGCAACGTGTCGCTTGTGGCCGGCGATACAGCGACGTGGTAGTCCAATATAGCGCTCCTGACTGTGCGATTCCACGGCGATAATAAGCCGCAGCTGTTGGCGATGTCGAGGCGATTAATTTATAATCCAAATGATTGCGCGATCGCATACGGAACTTTATGCGAACAGTAGAAGTGAATTGTGCGTGTAATATACCTTGACATACCTGCGTGTCCCGAGTATCCGTTCGTTTAACACCTCGTCGAAAGTGGCAGAGACGAACAATGCGCCGAATGCGTAAACACTCAAAGAGATAGTCCGTGGGATTTCCTTGTTGTACAAACTCCTACCGCTGAATGGGGAGAGTCCGGAGAGTCAATCAAGAGATGAGTGCCTTCGTCGACTGCATCCAGGGCGAGAAAACGCCGAGTGCGAGATTAAACGCGAGTACCACGCTCAGCGATATGGAGGAGGACGCGAGAGGTAGCAAATTCAACAAGTCAACGCAGAGCGATATCTCGCTATCGGCGTGGAGGCTCCCTTGTGGCGGGCAGAGATCCAGGCCGGTGTCCTTGTACCTGCCGACGAAGCAGATCCCGATGAGCGAGTCGAGCTTAAGTTCCACGCACAGCTCCAGAAGCACGTTATACCCCGTTCAGAGCGAGATTGTCTTATCAGCTAGAAGCAGACACAACAATAATAGATACGTCTCTCTGGACATGAGATCGATCAACAATCTTCCGTATCCTAGTCCGCATTCCAACAGCCACATTTTAGGCAATAGTGCACCGTACACGTGTTCCTGTACGTGCGCGGGctcgccgccgcggccgcctcCGCCGGCACCGTTCTCGCAAACTGAAAGCGACGATCAGGACGGGGCCGAGAGTCTCTCGTGGAGAAGGCTTCACATGAGCAGGGCGAAGCTGAAAGCAACTGCAACCACATCTGAGCTTCTTAGTGGATTTGCAATGGTAagcgtaataataattaatattaaacatgatttttcaagtttaaaaATCTTCATGGTTTTTTTTGtctatttcaaaattttttgagctTCAACATAATGTGCTTACTATCGAAGATGTAAGAATACGAGTGACAtgatgcaaaaaaattttggttgATCACGCCCGTGATTGTTCGTCAGTTATTtgaagtagaaaaaaattaaagcaaaatGCTTCTTGGTTCTCCACGAGCGTGTTCGTCATCCGTATCGCTATGACTTTTGCgatcataaaaataacaaacttCGAAAAAGAAACTCGTACTTATACTGTTTGTttgcttttataaaaatgttgaggGAATTAAGTCGTGAATCGATAGGAAGATGAAAGATGAACGTTACATTATAATGAAGTTTGAAACCAATCGAACAATCTGTTTTTAAGTGTGTACGGACGGATCTATTCaggtttaatattttaataagttttttcATACTTACGCTTCATCAGCTATTACAAGGCTATGCAGATATCCTCTTTTATATCCTcctatgataaaattttttacttcctCTTTCGACTCTGGCCTTCTTCATCACATCACTCTCCTCGAATCACTTGATTATCGAATTACATGTTTATAACTTTGTCAATTTCATGAatgttataagaaatattttttaaatatattttttttaagcattaaaACTGGAAGAAAATGcctaaaaataaatgaaaaatttataaataagaaattttttatttatgcatgAGAAAGTTAGTCTATTCTTACGATcactatatttttatgatgtaaTTTCTTTGTAAATGTTTTAGGATCTATATTTACAAAACAACAAACCAATATTATGCATATactgaattatattaaaattaacatatttagtATGATTTACATGAATTGGAAAATATACAATctaagaaaaaacaaaataaaaaaactaaatattctaaaaataaacgtgaatatccactaattatttatattaatctgtatacctattttttaaatacatatacatagcTTACTTCAAGTTcagaacaaattttttttacgtttgtaAGGATTTCTTGATTTGTATAAagcctttttattttaaataaaattaaatatttcatgtccGTGCAAATAATTTGGTTCAATTAATGGCGGTAACGTGTAACTTTTCTTGTTTATATGTAACaagcaagaaatatttataatcggTCATGATATTTTGAAAGTCATTTAAATGGAACTGTTTTCTTGGAAATCTCCATAGCGGGCTGTACGCGATTACACAACGTTTCCTGAAAATGGTTAAATTGACGTCGACGACAATTCTATGTAATCTTCATGCACATCTGTGGTTATATAAGACAGATATCACTTTCTTTAATCCGCTTCACTTCTCGCGATATCTAACGTAAATATCTTCTAACGTTGCTGACGATTCTAGTAAACTGTATttcgctatttttattttttaggtgGCGATGGTGgaattgcaaataaatgaaCCGACGGCGGTGCCGGAATGGCTGTTTGTAATGTTCGCCGTCTGTACTACCTTCTTGGTATCGGTGCACATTTTCGCGTTGATGATCAGCACGTATCTTTTACCTAATATCGAGGCCATAAGTAAACTTCAAGTCTCGCGTCTCATAACGGAGTCGCCCCACGAGAGGATGCGCGGTTTCATCGAATTGGCCTGGGCATTTTCCACGATACTGGGACTGTTTCTCTTTCTAGTAGAGGTGGCTATTCTCTGCTGGGTTAAGTTCTGGGACTACTCCTTTACCGCCGCCACTGCCAGCACCGTGATAGTCATTCCCGTGCTCATAGTATTCGTCGCCTTCGCCGTTCACTTTTATCACTCCTTGGTAGTTTACAAGTGTGAAAGCGTGGTGTCGGACATGAAA is a window of Temnothorax longispinosus isolate EJ_2023e chromosome 1, Tlon_JGU_v1, whole genome shotgun sequence DNA encoding:
- the LOC139822856 gene encoding calcium release-activated calcium channel protein 1; translated protein: MGRVRRVNQEMSAFVDCIQGEKTPSARLNASTTLSDMEEDARGSKFNKSTQSDISLSAWRLPCGGQRSRPVSLYLPTKQIPMSESSLSSTHSSRSTLYPVQSEIVLSARSRHNNNRYVSLDMRSINNLPYPSPHSNSHILGNSAPYTCSCTCAGSPPRPPPPAPFSQTESDDQDGAESLSWRRLHMSRAKLKATATTSELLSGFAMVAMVELQINEPTAVPEWLFVMFAVCTTFLVSVHIFALMISTYLLPNIEAISKLQVSRLITESPHERMRGFIELAWAFSTILGLFLFLVEVAILCWVKFWDYSFTAATASTVIVIPVLIVFVAFAVHFYHSLVVYKCESVVSDMKDLESIKRNLDNVTIGQTNV